GGGATAGCAGCACTCGTTCCTGCAGCCCCCAGTCGCACACGGCCCTGATCCGCTCCACGTAGGCTTCTAGGTCGGTGCCCGCCCGAATGCCGTCATACTCCAGGTAGCAGCCACGCTCCCCGATGGCCCGGTGGTAGCCCATGTCGGGCTCGTTCTGGGCATGCACCCACACGTACCGCTCCGGAGGCAGCCCCTCCGCGGTTAGAATGTTGGCCTCCTGAACCGCCAGACTGCCGGAGACGGTGTGGATCGCCACCGTCACTCCCAGCTCGGCGCCCACCCGACCGGCCGCGCGCAGGACCCTTTGCTCCAGCGGAGTGATGCCGACGTTCGTTACCGCCAGCTTTATGAACCCTCCCACTACCTCGCTGCCGTCCATACCTTCGGTCACTTCTGAGCGCAGCCACCGATCCAGATCCGCATCCGACATGGATCGGATCCAACCGGGCATCAACTCATCCCGGTACACACCGGCGCTGGCTACGATCGGAAAGCCAGTGGCCTTGGAGAGAGCAACGAGGGCGGCTACGTTCCGCCCTACTCCCAAGGGCGTACACTCGATGACGGCCGTCACACCCGCCTCACGGGCCGACTCTAGGTGCGACCTCATCACCGCCACCACATCGTCCGCCTCGACCTGGCCGAAGCCCGGCGTGTCCGGCGGGCGCAGATCGGTGACGATGTGCTCATGAGGGAGAATGACTCCCAGCTCCTCGGTGGCGATGTTTCCCGTGACGGTCACCAGGTAGCTCACTTGCCTGCCTCCCCCTCGGGTGGGATGGGCCCCGTCAGCCGATCAGGCCCAGCCGCTCGTCCAGGCCAAACATGATGTTCATGTTCTGCACCGCCTGGCCGGACGCCCCCTTCACCAGGTTATCTATGGCGGAGCACACGATCAACTGCCCCTCACGTACGGACGAGAGGGAGATCACGCAGCGGTTGGTATAGTTTACATGGGCCAGCGTGGCCAGCTTGCCATCGGGCAGCACGTGCACGAAGGGCTCGCCAGCGTACGTCTCCTCGTACAGCGCGCGCACCCGGCCCAGGTCCCAACCCGAACCAAGCCACACGTACATGGTGGACAGTATCCCTCGCGTAACCGGAAGCAGGTGGGGAGAGAAGGTAATCTCGTACGGTCCACCACCGGCAGCATCGAGCTCCTGCTCCATCTCACTAATGTGTCGGTGCCGGTAGCCAATGTTGTAGGGAGCCAGGTTCTCATTCACCTCGACGAAATGGGTGGTAAGGCTCAGCCCGCGGCCAGCGCCAGAGACGCCTGTCTTCGAGTCCACGATGATACGCCGGTCGGCGATGGCCCCAGCCGCGGCCAGAGGCCGCAGCCCCAGGATGACACTGGTAGGGTAGCACCCCGGGTTGGCCACCAGATCGGCGCCGGCGATCCGGCGGCGATACACCTCGGGGAGCCCGAAAACCGCCTCGGGCAGCATTTCAGGGGCAGAGTGTTCGTGGTTGTACCACCTCTGGTAAGCGGATGGGTCCTGCAGACGGAAATCAGCGCTTAGGTCTATGGCCCGCACCCCGGCATCCCTGACCCGCCGCACCATGTCAACGGACACCCCGTGAGGGAGACAGAGAAAGGCCACATCCACGCTCGAGATGTCGGCATCCTCGGCCTTGATTAGCGTATGCTCGTATGGACACGGGAAAGCCTCGGAGTACTTCTGGCCCGCGTAGCTCTCCGAGGTACAGAAACCAACCTCTACCTCGGGGTGCAGGGCGAAGCTCTTGAGGAGCTCATTCCCGGTGTATCCGGTGGCGCCAATGATGCCGACCCTCACCATCCCCTTTTCCCTCGTCCCGTGGACTTGCCGGCTGCCCGGCCGACTACCAGCGCCCGATGCCCACCCGCCCGGGAGCTTGCCCGGGCGGGTACAGCAGGCACTACGCTCGCATTCTAGCCAAAAGGGCCGACACAAGCCAGAGCGAACCAGTTCGGGATCAAGGCGCCGGGCGCGTTCGGATGGCAGTCGCGAGCGGCAGACGGGCGCAGGTGGCTTCCTCACCGTCTCTCAAGGGAGGCTCTCCGGCCGGCTACGAGGGCAAGGCGCTAGCATCCTGGCAGGTTCCAGCCTCCTCCTGAGCAGTCCGGGTCCCCAGGCGCGGCAAGCACTTGGGGACAGCGCGCGTGGGCCCGCGCCCTCCTCGACGCAAGGTGCACCAGGCGCCGTTGCCTGCCCCTCTCCGCTGCGCCTTGGGGCCCCCCAGTCTTCGGCAAAGAAGCAGCCCTTCCGCCGCCCAAGTCTGATAACCCCCGCGGAGTCCCCGCGCCGGGCGCGTTGGTGCATCGGTGGCAGCTCTGGTACAATTGTCCCTTGCGAATCTCACACACTTCCGGACGGTGCCGGGCGTGCCGCTCTCGCGGTCCGTTCGCCGGATGAAGGAAGTGGAGGAAACAACGCAGGAGGAACGGTAGTGGCAAACGTCAGCATGAAGGCGCTCCTGGAAGCCGGTGTGCACTTCGGCCACCGCACTCGCCGGTGGAACCCGAAGATGAAGCCGTACATATTCACCGAGCGCAACGGTATTCACATCATTGACCTGCAACAGACGCTGAAGGCCATCTCCCAGGCCACTGACATGGTACGCGACTTGGTGGCCAGAGGGGGAGTGCTTCTCTTCGTAGGCACCAAGCGACAGGCCCAGGAGAGCATCCAGGCAGAGGCTGAGCGCTGCGGGATGCCCTATGTCAATCAGCGTTGGCTGGGCGGCACTCTAACCAACTTCGTCACCATCCGGAGCCGCATCGCAGCCATGAAGCGGCTAGAGGAGAGATTCGAACGGGGGGAGATCGAGCGGCTGCCCAAGAAAGAAGCCGTCGCCCTCGAGCGTGAGCTGCAGCGCCTCCACCGCCGCTTCGACGGTCTGCGTACCCTGGAGAGGCTACCGGACACGCTCTTCGTAGTGGACGTGCACCGGGAGGACATCGCCATCACCGAGGCTAACCGCCTGGGCGTGCCCATCATCGGCATGGTGGACACCAACTCGGACCCTGACCCCATTGACCTGGTCATCCCCTCCAACGACGACGCCATCCGAGCCATCGGCCTGATGACCTCACTGATGGCTGACGCCGTCCTCGAGGGCCGCCAGGCACGGGAGGCCGCCGCTGGCGAGGCGGAGGAGGCCGAGCTGGAGCACGAGGCCATCCCCTATGACGAAGAGGGTGAGCCTGTGGAGCCTGTGTTCGTCCCCGAGTTCGAGATCGAGGAAGAGGCCGAACTAGCCGAGGAAGTGGACCTCGACTTCGATGAGGCAGAGGAGTACGAACTGGAGGAGGACGAGGATTACGAACTCGACGAGGACTATGAAGAGCTGCCCGAGAGCGACGCGGACGACCTGGATGTAGCCTCCGAGTATGAAGACGACGAGGTGTAGCAGCGCTCGGTCCGATCTGTGCCCAGTCTTTGACGAAGGAAGGTACCCCATTGGCCACAACTGCTGAGATGGTGAAAGAGTTACGTCAAGCTACCGGCGCCGGAGTACTGGACTGCCGCAAGGCACTGGAGGCCTGCGCCGGCGACATCGCCCAGGCCGCCGACTACCTGCGGAAGAAGGGGCTGGCCGCTGCCGAGAAGAAGGCAGGACGGGCCGCCAACGAGGGGACCATCGGGTCCTACATTCACACTGGAAGCCGGCTTGCTGCCCTGGTCGAGCTCAACTGCGAGACGGACTTCGTGGCTCGCACCGACGAGTTCCAGGAGCTGGCCCACGACCTAGCCATGCAAGTGGTGGCGGCTAGCCCGCGTTGGATCAGCGCCGAAGATGTGCCTACTGAGGTGGTGGACATCGAGAAGGACACCTACCGGCGCGAAGCCCTGGCGGAGGGCAAGTCCGAAAGAATCGTGGATCGGATCATCGAGGGGCGACTGGCGAAGTTCTACGATCAGTATTGCTTGCTTCGCCAGCCCTACTTCAGGGATCCGGACATTACCATCGCCGACCTGATCAAGCAGAAGATTGCCCAGTTGGGCGAGAACATCGTGGTCCGCCGATTTGTGCGCTTTGAGGTCGGCGGGAGCGAGTAGACTCACGCAGCAAGTGAAGCCCCGCCGGCCGGCGGGGCTTTCGCTGGGAGGCTCCATTGGCTCCGGTACGGTACAAGCGCGTGCTCCTCAAGATCGGTGGCGAGGCTCTGGCAGGCCCGGAGGGCTTCGGCATCGACCCTCACATGGCAGAGGAGGTCGCAAACAAGATCAAGGCCGTGCGAGACCTCGGGGTGCAGGTGGCCATCGTTCCCGGTGCCGGCAACATCTGGCGCGGGCGGGATGGGCTGGCCCACGGCATGGAGCGTTCCACAGCCGATCACATGGGCATGCTGGCCACCGTCATGAACGCTCTGGCCCTGCGGGATGCGCTGGAGCGCCTGGGTCTGGAGACACGGGTACAGACAGCCATCGAGATGACCGCCATCGCGGAGCCATACATCCGGCTCCGGGCCATCAGCCATCTCGAACGTGGCCGGGTGGTCATCATCGGAGCTGGCACCGGCAATCCATACTTTACCACCGACACCGCCGCTGCCCTCAGGGCCATGGAGATCGGGGCCGAGGTTCTGATCAAGGCCACCAAGGTGGACGCCGTCTACTCCGAGGACCCCATGGTCAACCCCCAGGCTAGGCGCTTCGACACGCTCTCCTACATTGATGCCCTGAACATGCGCGTTGGCGTCCTCGACAGCACCGCTCTCTCCTTGTGCATGGAGAATGAACTGCCCATCGTGGTCGTGGACCTGTGGCAACCTAACAGCATCGAGCGGGTGGTCCGAGGGGAGCAGATCGGCACCACCATCCGGAGCTAGCACCGCAGTCGCAAGTCCCCTAACGCGGAGGGTTGCATCCATGATAGATGATGTTGAGCGCGAGGCCCGCGGCCGCATGGAGGCCGCCATCGAGTCGCTCCGCGCCGACCTGGCCTCGATCCGAACCGGCAGAGCGTCTCCCGCACTCCTCGATCGCGTCCGGGTGGACTACTACGGGAGCCCCACGCCGCTGCAGCAGCTTGCCAGCATCTCCGTTCCCGAGCCCACCCAGCTACTCATCCGGCCCTGGGAGAGAAACATCCTCGGAGCCATCGAACGGGCCATCCTGGCAAGCGATCTGGGGCTTACCCCCAACAACGATGGACAGGTCATTCGCCTCAGTATTCCTGCCCTCACCGAGGAACGGAGGCGCGAATTGGTCAGGCAAGTCCATCGCCGCGTCGAGGAGGGCCGCGTCGCTATACGCAACGTCCGTCGCGACGCCCTCAATGACTTGAGGGAGTTACAGAACGAGAAGGAGATAACCGAGGACGACTTCTACCAGAGTCGCGACCAACTCCAGAAGCTCACCGACGAGTACATCAAGCGCCTGGAAGAGGTGGGCAAGGAGAAGGAGCAGGAGATCCTGCAGGTCTAGCGGACAGTGGTGAGTGGACAGGGAAGCGGGATGCGTGACCTGTGCCCGGCACCACTAGTCGCTCATCACGTATCACCATCCGCTAGCTACTAGGTGCTGCTCACCGAGGAGGCGTCCTTGGCGGAATACCCGCCGATCGAGAATATCCCCGCCCACGTCGGCATCATCATGGACGGCAACGGCCGCTGGGCCCGGCAACGGGGCCTTCCGCGCGCCGCCGGCCACCGGGCCGGCACCCGCAACATCAGGCCCCTGCTGGAAGCCGCCGTGGAGTTCGGCGTGCGCTACCTCACCATCTGGGCCTTCTCAACCGAGAACTGGGTGCGGCCCCAGGACGAGGTCAGCGCCCTCATGCAGCTGGTGGGCGAGTCGCTGGACCGGTGGCTTCCCGAACTGCACCAGAATCAGGTCCGCTTACGTCACATCGGCAAGCTAGACCGGCTTCCCGACTCACTGCGGGAGCGCGTCCTGCACGCGATCGCTCTCACCCAGAACAATCAGCGCATCACTCTGACGGTGGCGTTCGATTACGGAGGTCGCGATGAGATCGTGCGGGCTGTTCGCCGGATCATCGCCGAAGGCGTGCCACCCCAAGCGGTGACAGAGGAGTTGATCACCTCCTACTTGGATACCGCTGACCTGCCCGAGCCCGACCTTATCATCCGCACGGGCAACGAGTTCCGCACTTCGAACTTCATGATCTGGGAGTCAGCCTACTCCGAGTACTACATCAGCCCCGTCCTCTGGCCCGACTTCGACCGCGACGAGCTCTACCGCGCCCTCAGCAGCTACTCCCGCCGCGAGCGGCGCTTCGGAGGCCTATCGTCCAAGTCCCCGGCCACGGCTCGCCGCTAGCCGGGAACCGCCTGGTACCACCATGCTGCTCACCCGAGTCATGACTGCGGCCGTCGCCCTGCCCATCGTCGCTGTGGCCGCCTGGCTGGGGCACCCCTGGCTCACTGCCCTGGTGACGCTGGCCTTGGGGGCAGGGGCATACGAGTTCGCCCGCCTGGGCCTCCGCGCCGGGCATCAGGTGCCCCCGCCCCTATGCGCGGCAGCAGCCGCCGTCCTGGCTCTCGAAGCCGGAGCTACCCACGGGCGCTTCCGCCCGGCCCTGCTGGCGGCACTCCTCCTGGGCTGGGCCATCTGGTACGTATTTCACGCCCACAGCCCCACTCGCACCGAAGCTTGGGCCTTCAGCGCGCTTTCGTCCTTCTACGTAGGGTACTTGGGCTCCCACCTAGTCTCCCTGAGGCTGCTGCCCCACGGGCTGAGCTGGCTGGTCCTGGCCGTCGTCACCGTCTGGGTGAGCGACACCGGGGCCTACCTGGGAGGCCGCCAATGGGGCCGGGCCAAGCTGGCGCCCCACCTTAGCCCCAACAAGACCTGGGTCGGTGCCCTGGTGGGCTTGCTCTCTGCGTTACTGGGCGGAGCTGCCTTGGCCTGGGCGGGCGGGCTGGCTGTCCGACATGG
The genomic region above belongs to Anaerolineae bacterium and contains:
- a CDS encoding esterase, yielding MSYLVTVTGNIATEELGVILPHEHIVTDLRPPDTPGFGQVEADDVVAVMRSHLESAREAGVTAVIECTPLGVGRNVAALVALSKATGFPIVASAGVYRDELMPGWIRSMSDADLDRWLRSEVTEGMDGSEVVGGFIKLAVTNVGITPLEQRVLRAAGRVGAELGVTVAIHTVSGSLAVQEANILTAEGLPPERYVWVHAQNEPDMGYHRAIGERGCYLEYDGIRAGTDLEAYVERIRAVCDWGLQERVLLSQDAGWYRPGEPHGGDQRPFDFLSRFFLPLLREQGFSAEDVRMFSDTNPKRAFGRG
- a CDS encoding N-acetyl-gamma-glutamyl-phosphate reductase encodes the protein MVRVGIIGATGYTGNELLKSFALHPEVEVGFCTSESYAGQKYSEAFPCPYEHTLIKAEDADISSVDVAFLCLPHGVSVDMVRRVRDAGVRAIDLSADFRLQDPSAYQRWYNHEHSAPEMLPEAVFGLPEVYRRRIAGADLVANPGCYPTSVILGLRPLAAAGAIADRRIIVDSKTGVSGAGRGLSLTTHFVEVNENLAPYNIGYRHRHISEMEQELDAAGGGPYEITFSPHLLPVTRGILSTMYVWLGSGWDLGRVRALYEETYAGEPFVHVLPDGKLATLAHVNYTNRCVISLSSVREGQLIVCSAIDNLVKGASGQAVQNMNIMFGLDERLGLIG
- the rpsB gene encoding 30S ribosomal protein S2, with translation MANVSMKALLEAGVHFGHRTRRWNPKMKPYIFTERNGIHIIDLQQTLKAISQATDMVRDLVARGGVLLFVGTKRQAQESIQAEAERCGMPYVNQRWLGGTLTNFVTIRSRIAAMKRLEERFERGEIERLPKKEAVALERELQRLHRRFDGLRTLERLPDTLFVVDVHREDIAITEANRLGVPIIGMVDTNSDPDPIDLVIPSNDDAIRAIGLMTSLMADAVLEGRQAREAAAGEAEEAELEHEAIPYDEEGEPVEPVFVPEFEIEEEAELAEEVDLDFDEAEEYELEEDEDYELDEDYEELPESDADDLDVASEYEDDEV
- the tsf gene encoding translation elongation factor Ts, yielding MATTAEMVKELRQATGAGVLDCRKALEACAGDIAQAADYLRKKGLAAAEKKAGRAANEGTIGSYIHTGSRLAALVELNCETDFVARTDEFQELAHDLAMQVVAASPRWISAEDVPTEVVDIEKDTYRREALAEGKSERIVDRIIEGRLAKFYDQYCLLRQPYFRDPDITIADLIKQKIAQLGENIVVRRFVRFEVGGSE
- a CDS encoding UMP kinase, whose protein sequence is MAPVRYKRVLLKIGGEALAGPEGFGIDPHMAEEVANKIKAVRDLGVQVAIVPGAGNIWRGRDGLAHGMERSTADHMGMLATVMNALALRDALERLGLETRVQTAIEMTAIAEPYIRLRAISHLERGRVVIIGAGTGNPYFTTDTAAALRAMEIGAEVLIKATKVDAVYSEDPMVNPQARRFDTLSYIDALNMRVGVLDSTALSLCMENELPIVVVDLWQPNSIERVVRGEQIGTTIRS
- the frr gene encoding ribosome recycling factor — translated: MIDDVEREARGRMEAAIESLRADLASIRTGRASPALLDRVRVDYYGSPTPLQQLASISVPEPTQLLIRPWERNILGAIERAILASDLGLTPNNDGQVIRLSIPALTEERRRELVRQVHRRVEEGRVAIRNVRRDALNDLRELQNEKEITEDDFYQSRDQLQKLTDEYIKRLEEVGKEKEQEILQV
- the uppS gene encoding di-trans,poly-cis-decaprenylcistransferase translates to MPAHVGIIMDGNGRWARQRGLPRAAGHRAGTRNIRPLLEAAVEFGVRYLTIWAFSTENWVRPQDEVSALMQLVGESLDRWLPELHQNQVRLRHIGKLDRLPDSLRERVLHAIALTQNNQRITLTVAFDYGGRDEIVRAVRRIIAEGVPPQAVTEELITSYLDTADLPEPDLIIRTGNEFRTSNFMIWESAYSEYYISPVLWPDFDRDELYRALSSYSRRERRFGGLSSKSPATARR
- a CDS encoding phosphatidate cytidylyltransferase, coding for MLLTRVMTAAVALPIVAVAAWLGHPWLTALVTLALGAGAYEFARLGLRAGHQVPPPLCAAAAAVLALEAGATHGRFRPALLAALLLGWAIWYVFHAHSPTRTEAWAFSALSSFYVGYLGSHLVSLRLLPHGLSWLVLAVVTVWVSDTGAYLGGRQWGRAKLAPHLSPNKTWVGALVGLLSALLGGAALAWAGGLAVRHGLAIGLLVGVVCPFGDLIISMVKRQVGVKDSGSLFPGHGGMLDRLDTLLFVGPLAYYYATLAAGAA